From one Novosphingobium sp. genomic stretch:
- a CDS encoding glycosyltransferase, producing MSGLKVLHLHSSFDPGGKELRCVQLMNAFGPDLHHSVVSAVAGAMGAAQRLQPGLHVDLAVDYPSLQGKPTPGRLMALAKAMAPYDLVLTYNFGAMDAVMAHTLFGDVLRLPPLVHHEDGFNQDEVEKRKPGRNWYRRIALGRAKALVVPSQRLEAIAVTEWHQPHGKLRRIVNGIDTGAYGRKPKADALPRLIKRPGEKWLGTLAGLRAVKNLPRLVRAFAALPDNWHLVILGEGPERDAIRAEAMAAKVGHRFHLPGHAADPARVVGLFDLFALSSDSEQFPISVVEAMAAGLAVAATDVGDVRAMVSLENQPFIVPASDEALGDALVRLAQDEALRNRIGAANRARARAEYDQATMVEAYRATYGSALGGMAFP from the coding sequence ATGAGTGGTTTGAAAGTTCTGCATCTCCATTCCAGCTTCGATCCGGGCGGGAAGGAGCTGCGCTGCGTCCAGTTGATGAATGCCTTCGGGCCCGATCTGCATCACAGCGTGGTGTCCGCCGTGGCCGGGGCGATGGGCGCGGCCCAGCGGCTGCAGCCGGGGCTTCATGTCGATCTGGCGGTGGATTATCCCTCGCTGCAGGGCAAGCCGACGCCGGGCAGGCTGATGGCGCTGGCCAAGGCGATGGCGCCCTACGATCTGGTGTTGACCTATAATTTCGGCGCGATGGATGCGGTGATGGCGCATACGCTGTTCGGCGATGTGCTGCGCCTGCCGCCGCTGGTCCATCATGAGGATGGCTTCAACCAGGATGAGGTCGAGAAGCGCAAGCCGGGCCGCAACTGGTATCGCCGCATCGCGCTGGGCCGGGCCAAGGCGCTGGTGGTGCCCTCGCAGCGGCTGGAGGCGATTGCCGTCACCGAATGGCACCAGCCGCATGGCAAATTGCGGCGTATCGTCAATGGCATCGACACCGGCGCCTATGGTCGCAAGCCGAAAGCCGACGCTCTGCCGCGCCTGATCAAGCGCCCCGGCGAGAAGTGGCTGGGCACGCTGGCCGGTCTGCGCGCGGTGAAGAATCTGCCGCGTCTGGTGCGTGCTTTCGCTGCTCTGCCCGACAATTGGCATCTGGTGATTCTGGGCGAGGGGCCCGAGCGCGACGCGATCCGCGCCGAAGCCATGGCGGCCAAGGTGGGGCACCGCTTCCATCTGCCCGGCCATGCCGCCGATCCGGCCAGGGTGGTGGGGCTGTTCGATCTGTTCGCGCTCTCCTCCGACAGCGAGCAGTTTCCGATCAGCGTGGTGGAGGCCATGGCGGCGGGGCTGGCGGTGGCGGCCACCGATGTTGGTGACGTGCGGGCGATGGTTTCTCTGGAAAACCAGCCCTTTATCGTTCCGGCCAGCGATGAGGCTCTTGGCGACGCTCTTGTCAGGCTGGCGCAGGATGAGGCGCTGCGCAATCGCATCGGCGCGGCCAATCGCGCGCGGGCACGGGCCGAGTACGATCAGGCGACCATGGTGGAGGCCTATCGCGCCACCTATGGTTCGGCGCTGGGGGGCATGGCTTTCCCTTAA